One region of Osmia lignaria lignaria isolate PbOS001 chromosome 7, iyOsmLign1, whole genome shotgun sequence genomic DNA includes:
- the LOC143305456 gene encoding uncharacterized protein LOC143305456 yields MRRIVGDYLRDRKIVYRGRNGQLHERDVDCGVPQGSAKGPTLWDLGYDPVLRVELPTGVSLTCFADDTHVLAVGRGWKRTSHLAEIGVAAVAAGIRRLGLQLAPHKTEAMWFYSPRRGVAPPSQSVVRVSGVDVQVGKGHRYLGSQAVLRRVERRMAIKVVRGHRTVTHAAAMTLAGLVPFKYEAEACTTIFWRLCGLRQAGEDPPEQAIEREWRCQARQDALDR; encoded by the coding sequence ATGAGGAGGATCGTCGGCGACTACCTCCGGGACAGGAAGATAGTGTACAGGGGCCGGAACGGCCAGCTGCACGAGAGGGACGTGGACTGTGGCGTGCCCCAGGGTTCTGCGAAAGGTCCCACACTTTGGGACCTGGGGTACGACCCGGTCTTGCGGGTCGAGCTCCCGACCGGTGTGAGCCTCACGTGCTTCGCAGACGACACGCACGTGTTGGCCGTCGGTCGGGGGTGGAAGAGGACTAGCCACCTCGCCGAGATTGGCGTGGCTGCCGTTGCCGCGGGGATCCGGCGGCTGGGGCTTCAGCTAGCTCCCCAcaaaaccgaggcgatgtggTTTTACTCGCCTCGACGTGGAGTTGCGCCACCGTCCCAGTCGGTAGTCCGTGTGAGTGGAGTCGACGTCCAGGTGGGGAAGGGCCACAGGTACTTGGGCAGCCAAGCTGTGCTGCGGCGAGTGGAAAGGAGGATGGCCATCAAGGTCGTGAGGGGACACCGCACGGTCACCCACGCGGCGGCGATGACTCTAGCGGGTCTCGTACCTTTCAAGTACGAGGCGGAGGCCTGCACCACGATTTTCTGGCGCTTGTGCGGCCTCCGCCAGGCTGGAGAAGACCCGCCAGAGCAGGCGATCGAACGGGAATGGAGGTGCCAGGCCCGACAGGATGCCCTGGACCGGTGA